Proteins encoded within one genomic window of Raineyella fluvialis:
- a CDS encoding urea amidolyase associated protein UAAP1 → MTAVTHDQPGPQALSPQEEHRTDTVLAARDDARGRTGRRAEAMPYLPAASSPYVPAGVDPEGLVWAETVAGGNYTHKVVAAGTHVRLEDVEGTACAHLLLFNALEPWERLNVADTMKIPWQAYLGAGHPLLSGDGRVLATLVADDSGHHDGFCGSLSDAAAIAKYGACAPESASPSGRSLFTLAAAKHGLTPRDLPPSVSFFQGVRVEEDGTLTFTGSAGAGRSVELVAEMPLIVLVATSPHPLDPRPDYTNGMLRVHAWRGAPTAAGDPLRDTSPEIHRAYLNTADYLTARGL, encoded by the coding sequence ATGACCGCAGTGACCCACGACCAGCCTGGCCCTCAGGCACTCAGCCCCCAGGAGGAACACCGCACCGATACCGTCCTGGCAGCGCGTGACGACGCACGCGGCCGGACCGGGCGGCGCGCCGAGGCCATGCCGTATCTGCCGGCCGCCTCCTCGCCGTACGTCCCGGCCGGGGTCGACCCGGAGGGTCTGGTCTGGGCCGAGACGGTCGCGGGGGGCAACTACACCCACAAGGTCGTGGCGGCGGGGACGCACGTACGGCTCGAGGATGTCGAGGGCACCGCCTGCGCGCACCTCCTGTTGTTCAACGCGCTGGAGCCCTGGGAGCGGCTGAACGTCGCGGACACGATGAAGATTCCCTGGCAGGCCTACCTCGGAGCTGGACATCCGCTGCTCTCCGGGGACGGGCGGGTGCTGGCGACCCTGGTGGCCGACGACTCCGGTCACCACGACGGCTTCTGCGGCTCGTTGTCGGATGCGGCAGCCATCGCCAAGTACGGCGCCTGCGCCCCGGAGAGCGCGTCGCCCTCCGGGCGGTCCCTGTTCACCCTGGCAGCCGCGAAGCATGGCCTGACGCCTCGGGACCTGCCGCCGAGCGTCTCCTTCTTCCAGGGCGTACGCGTCGAGGAGGACGGGACGCTGACCTTCACCGGGTCGGCGGGCGCCGGCCGCAGCGTCGAACTCGTGGCGGAGATGCCCCTCATCGTGCTCGTCGCCACCTCCCCGCACCCGCTGGACCCGCGCCCGGACTACACCAACGGGATGCTCCGGGTGCACGCCTGGCGCGGCGCCCCCACCGCCGCGGGTGACCCCCTCCGGGACACCTCGCCCGAGATCCACCGGGCCTACCTGAACACCGCCGACTACCTGACCGCGCGAGGACTGTGA
- a CDS encoding DUF1989 domain-containing protein, with product MVRAPGRRSGPDHRGRRRQPIGDCLLFNADDTDERYSVPDTLAWQGNAYVRTGTVLRSTLGEPLATVVANEVDRQDTIGGACSKESNTLRYGHHTLTEHACRDNFLAEGSRYDLGARDMVSNLNWFMNVPVEADGALGIVDGISGPGRRVAFRAEKDLLVLVSNCPQMNNPCNEFNPTPLRMIVTDPEEHR from the coding sequence GTGGTCCGTGCGCCTGGCCGCCGGTCAGGTCCTGACCATCGTGGACGTCGGCGGCAACCAATCGGGGACTGCCTGCTGTTCAACGCCGACGACACCGACGAGCGCTACAGCGTCCCGGACACCCTCGCCTGGCAGGGCAATGCCTACGTACGGACCGGGACAGTGCTCCGCTCCACCCTCGGTGAGCCCTTGGCCACCGTCGTGGCCAACGAGGTGGACCGCCAGGACACGATCGGCGGTGCCTGTAGCAAGGAGTCGAACACCCTGCGTTACGGGCACCACACGCTGACCGAGCACGCCTGCCGTGACAACTTCCTCGCCGAGGGGTCGCGCTACGACCTGGGCGCCCGGGACATGGTCTCGAACCTCAACTGGTTCATGAACGTGCCGGTCGAGGCGGACGGCGCCCTCGGCATCGTCGACGGCATCTCCGGGCCGGGCCGCCGGGTCGCCTTCCGGGCGGAAAAGGACCTCCTGGTGCTGGTCTCCAACTGCCCGCAGATGAACAACCCCTGCAACGAGTTCAATCCGACCCCACTGCGGATGATCGTCACGGACCCCGAGGAGCACCGATGA
- the atzF gene encoding allophanate hydrolase, which yields MTAVERAAAALDAIASSGRPEIWISLADPDTLLAQAAAVDARVAAGEELPLAGSVVAVKDNIDVAGLPTTAGCPAYAYDPAEDAEAVARLRAAGAVLIGKTNLDQFATGLVGTRSPYGAVRNAWDPSRVSGGSSSGSAVAVALGLVDLALGTDTAGSGRVPAALNGIVGIKPTRGLVSTAGVVPACRSLDCVTVFARSLDAARTAVRAITGDDQEIAARRIRDRALRPAARPARQVRLGVPFPEQLGELEPGWREAYDALVTRCRAAGAEVVPVDLDPFLEAAGLLYDGAFVAERFAAVGPFIARHRDLVGEEIDPTVAAIVLASGEPTAADLFDDLARLEFLAVAAERTFADVDALLTPTTTRHPTIEAVRADPVAINAAMGRFTNYANLLDMASIAFPAGTVSGLPFGAMLTAPAGADDLLAGIVAEISRDGDGVELVVVGAHLSGMPLNHELTARGGVLVGPVRTGPIYRLYALATTPAKPGLVRVRGDAGGASVVGELWRLPVAGLGHLVAGLPRPMTIGSVELEDGRVVPGFLCEPAAVADAEDITAWGGWRSWVAAR from the coding sequence ATGACGGCCGTGGAGCGGGCTGCCGCCGCTCTGGACGCCATCGCCTCGTCGGGGCGGCCGGAGATCTGGATCTCCCTCGCCGATCCCGACACGCTGCTCGCCCAGGCGGCAGCCGTCGACGCGCGGGTGGCCGCCGGGGAGGAGTTGCCGCTCGCCGGGTCGGTCGTGGCGGTGAAGGACAACATCGACGTGGCGGGCCTGCCGACGACGGCCGGCTGCCCCGCGTACGCGTACGATCCGGCGGAGGACGCGGAGGCCGTCGCGCGGCTCCGGGCGGCGGGCGCGGTGCTGATCGGGAAGACCAACCTCGACCAGTTCGCCACCGGGCTGGTCGGCACCCGCAGCCCGTACGGCGCGGTGCGCAACGCCTGGGACCCATCGCGGGTCTCCGGCGGGTCGAGCTCCGGCTCGGCAGTCGCCGTCGCACTCGGTCTCGTCGACCTCGCCCTGGGCACCGACACGGCCGGCTCGGGGCGGGTGCCAGCGGCGTTGAACGGCATCGTCGGCATCAAGCCCACGCGGGGGCTGGTCTCCACCGCCGGTGTCGTCCCGGCCTGCCGCAGTCTGGACTGCGTCACGGTCTTCGCCCGATCACTGGACGCCGCCCGGACGGCCGTCCGGGCCATCACCGGTGATGACCAGGAGATCGCGGCCCGCAGGATCCGGGACCGAGCCCTGAGACCTGCCGCGCGACCGGCCCGCCAGGTCCGCTTGGGGGTGCCGTTCCCCGAGCAATTGGGGGAGCTGGAGCCCGGCTGGCGCGAGGCGTACGACGCCCTGGTGACGCGGTGCCGGGCCGCCGGCGCCGAGGTCGTACCGGTCGACCTGGACCCCTTCCTGGAGGCCGCCGGCCTGCTGTACGACGGGGCGTTCGTGGCGGAACGGTTCGCCGCGGTGGGGCCGTTCATCGCCCGGCACCGTGACCTGGTGGGGGAGGAGATCGATCCCACGGTCGCGGCGATCGTGCTGGCCTCCGGCGAGCCGACGGCCGCGGACCTGTTCGACGACCTGGCGCGGCTCGAGTTCCTGGCGGTGGCGGCGGAGCGGACGTTCGCCGACGTCGACGCGCTGCTGACGCCGACCACCACCCGCCACCCGACGATCGAGGCCGTGAGGGCGGATCCGGTGGCGATCAACGCGGCAATGGGCAGGTTCACCAACTACGCGAACCTGCTCGACATGGCGTCGATCGCCTTCCCCGCCGGAACCGTCTCGGGTCTGCCCTTCGGAGCCATGCTCACGGCTCCGGCTGGGGCGGACGACCTGCTGGCCGGGATCGTCGCGGAGATCTCTCGGGACGGCGATGGCGTCGAGCTCGTCGTGGTCGGCGCGCACCTGTCCGGGATGCCGCTCAACCATGAGCTCACCGCTCGCGGTGGTGTCCTGGTCGGGCCGGTGCGGACGGGGCCGATCTATCGCCTGTACGCGTTGGCGACCACCCCGGCCAAGCCGGGGCTGGTCCGGGTCCGGGGGGACGCCGGGGGTGCGTCCGTCGTCGGAGAGCTGTGGCGGCTGCCGGTGGCGGGCCTGGGCCACCTCGTCGCCGGCTTGCCCCGGCCGATGACGATCGGCTCGGTCGAGCTGGAGGACGGCCGCGTGGTCCCGGGCTTCCTCTGCGAACCGGCGGCCGTGGCCGACGCCGAGGACATCACCGCCTGGGGAGGCTGGCGTTCCTGGGTGGCCGCGAGATGA
- a CDS encoding biotin/lipoyl-containing protein, whose amino-acid sequence MEGPGGYQFVGRTTQVWNRFRRAGMFAEHPWSLRFFDRIQWYPVEADELLSMRADVEAGRASHAEVTDGVFDYGDYTRFLAENSASIDRFRSTQERAFAEEKERWHASGEFDVQLQHPHVEAVATIEVPAGHVGVEAPFVSNVLNVDVAVGDRVRKGDRLVSLEAMKMETRVTAPGDGIVTALHVTAGNQVSAGQVLAVVGPHGPVGGSDAPASSEAPDAPADPAGRSAGLTVAAGAGR is encoded by the coding sequence ATGGAAGGGCCCGGCGGCTATCAGTTCGTCGGCCGGACCACCCAGGTGTGGAACCGCTTCCGTCGTGCCGGCATGTTCGCCGAGCACCCGTGGTCACTGCGGTTCTTCGACCGGATCCAGTGGTACCCGGTCGAGGCCGACGAACTCCTCTCGATGCGCGCCGACGTCGAGGCCGGTCGGGCCTCCCATGCCGAGGTGACCGACGGCGTCTTCGACTACGGGGACTACACCCGCTTCCTTGCGGAGAACTCCGCGTCGATCGACCGTTTCCGCAGCACCCAGGAGCGGGCGTTCGCCGAGGAGAAGGAGCGCTGGCACGCTTCGGGGGAATTCGACGTCCAGCTCCAGCACCCCCACGTGGAAGCCGTCGCGACGATCGAGGTGCCCGCGGGGCACGTCGGGGTCGAGGCGCCGTTCGTCTCCAACGTGCTGAACGTCGACGTGGCTGTCGGCGATCGTGTCCGCAAGGGTGACCGGCTCGTGTCCCTGGAGGCGATGAAGATGGAGACCCGCGTCACCGCCCCAGGCGACGGGATCGTCACGGCGCTCCACGTCACGGCGGGCAACCAGGTGTCGGCCGGCCAGGTGCTGGCGGTCGTGGGGCCGCATGGTCCTGTGGGCGGCTCGGACGCGCCAGCCTCGTCGGAGGCGCCCGACGCCCCAGCGGACCCGGCCGGCCGGTCCGCAGGGCTGACGGTTGCGGCAGGGGCCGGGCGATGA
- a CDS encoding ABC transporter ATP-binding protein, with amino-acid sequence MSAKVDELRGGEALPLRLRNVRKVYRSGKKGVEAVKSMDLDIEPGELITLLGPSGCGKTTTLRMVAGLETITSGDVFIGTTRVNDLPPSKRNVGVGFESYALYPPLNVRENLAYGLKAGKRVADPDKTVDELADRLEMHDLLDLRPASLSSGQKQRVALARALIRKPPVLLLDEPLGHLDASARQHVRRELKLLQRQFGYTTIVVTHDQLEAMTLSDRMAVMDAGIIQQFGTPDEIFDDPANLFVADFVGEPSINLFTATVVRDGGRTMIRVGNDVLETAAQNAPDGAEVTVGIRPQDCTMKNVTRGLSGSIFVYEDLMEHGIARVNHPAVPDKPLVVQTPAELQLETGQSVTFSAPPKRVYLFDKDSGDRIR; translated from the coding sequence ATGAGCGCCAAGGTCGACGAGCTGCGGGGCGGCGAGGCCCTGCCCCTGCGGCTCCGCAACGTTCGCAAGGTCTACCGCAGCGGCAAGAAGGGTGTCGAGGCCGTCAAGTCGATGGACCTCGACATCGAACCCGGCGAGCTGATCACCCTGCTCGGCCCGTCCGGCTGTGGCAAGACCACGACGCTGCGGATGGTCGCCGGCCTGGAGACCATCACCTCGGGTGACGTCTTCATCGGCACGACCCGGGTCAACGACCTCCCCCCGAGCAAGCGCAACGTGGGCGTCGGCTTCGAGAGTTACGCCCTCTACCCGCCGCTCAACGTCCGGGAGAACCTGGCGTACGGTCTGAAGGCCGGCAAACGGGTGGCCGATCCGGACAAGACGGTGGACGAGCTCGCGGACCGCCTGGAGATGCACGACCTGCTGGACCTGCGGCCGGCCTCCCTCTCCAGTGGCCAGAAGCAGCGCGTCGCGCTGGCCCGGGCCCTGATCCGCAAGCCTCCCGTGCTGCTGCTCGACGAGCCGCTGGGTCACCTCGACGCGTCGGCCCGCCAGCACGTGCGTCGCGAGCTCAAGCTGCTGCAGAGGCAGTTCGGCTACACGACGATCGTGGTCACCCACGACCAGTTGGAGGCGATGACGCTGTCGGACCGGATGGCCGTGATGGACGCCGGCATCATCCAGCAGTTCGGCACCCCCGACGAGATCTTCGACGATCCGGCGAACCTCTTCGTGGCCGACTTCGTCGGCGAGCCGAGCATCAACCTCTTCACCGCCACGGTCGTCCGCGACGGGGGCCGGACCATGATCCGGGTCGGGAACGACGTCCTGGAGACTGCGGCACAGAACGCCCCCGACGGCGCCGAGGTGACCGTGGGTATCCGTCCCCAGGACTGCACGATGAAGAACGTGACGAGGGGACTCAGCGGCTCGATCTTCGTCTACGAGGACCTGATGGAGCACGGCATCGCCCGGGTCAACCACCCGGCCGTCCCGGACAAGCCCCTGGTCGTCCAGACCCCCGCCGAGCTGCAGCTCGAGACCGGCCAGTCGGTGACCTTCTCGGCGCCGCCGAAGCGGGTCTACCTGTTCGACAAGGACAGCGGAGACCGCATCCGCTGA
- a CDS encoding dihydroxyacetone kinase family protein — translation MTHLFNNPDTFMEDALDGFCDAFSRYVVQVPGGVVRRAATPEGKVAVVVGGGSGHYPAFCGVVGDGFADGAVVGNIFTSPSTEDAYNVGRAAQNGGGVFFITGNYAGDVMNFNLAQDRLNAEGIETRNLYVTDDVASAPIAEIAKRRGIAGDFVVFKVAGAAADEGADLAEVERLAAKANDRTRTMGVGLDGCTMPGASDKLFHVPAGRMGVGLGIHGEPGIAESDLLPARDLGLLLLERVLAEEPADSTKRVGVILNGLGATKYEELFVVWKTVAAELAERGYTVVDPEVGELVTSLDMAGISLTLAYLDDELEKYWTAPADTPAYKKGAVDRHDAPERDLSSLVSSGDAVREGSEASRAAAGVAVAALAAMDAKMRAEEDELARIDAVAGDGDHGRGMVRGVGHALEAARTAADAGGGVRSVLGAAGEAWAGKAGGTSGVLWGRALQAFGEALGDDTEAFAPTDVVAGARAFLDSMLTLGKAHVGDKTMLDALVPFVDGLEKEVAAGRSLTEAWTDSAQVAVEAAAATAALAPKVGRARPLAERSIGTPDAGATSLAMCAVEVATVLASRKAQGGEQV, via the coding sequence ATGACTCATCTGTTCAACAATCCCGACACCTTCATGGAGGACGCCCTCGACGGCTTCTGTGACGCCTTCTCCCGCTACGTGGTGCAGGTCCCCGGTGGCGTCGTCCGCCGAGCCGCGACCCCGGAGGGCAAGGTGGCCGTCGTCGTCGGTGGCGGCTCGGGGCACTACCCGGCCTTCTGCGGGGTCGTCGGCGACGGCTTCGCGGACGGGGCGGTGGTAGGCAACATCTTCACCTCGCCCTCGACCGAGGACGCCTACAACGTGGGTCGGGCCGCGCAGAACGGCGGCGGCGTCTTCTTCATCACCGGCAACTACGCCGGTGACGTGATGAACTTCAACCTCGCCCAGGACCGGCTCAACGCCGAGGGCATCGAGACACGCAACCTCTATGTCACCGACGACGTGGCCAGTGCCCCGATCGCCGAGATCGCGAAGCGGCGCGGCATCGCCGGAGACTTCGTCGTCTTCAAGGTGGCCGGTGCCGCCGCCGACGAGGGTGCCGACCTGGCCGAGGTCGAACGGCTCGCGGCGAAGGCCAACGACCGCACCCGCACCATGGGCGTCGGCCTCGACGGCTGCACCATGCCAGGCGCGTCCGACAAGCTGTTCCACGTCCCGGCAGGACGGATGGGTGTCGGTCTGGGCATCCACGGGGAGCCCGGGATCGCGGAGAGCGATCTGCTCCCCGCCCGGGACCTCGGGCTGCTGCTGCTTGAGCGGGTCCTGGCGGAGGAGCCGGCCGACTCGACCAAGCGGGTCGGCGTCATCCTGAACGGACTCGGCGCCACCAAGTACGAAGAGCTCTTCGTGGTCTGGAAGACCGTCGCGGCCGAGTTGGCCGAACGCGGCTACACGGTCGTCGACCCCGAGGTCGGGGAACTGGTCACCAGCCTCGACATGGCCGGCATCTCGCTGACCCTGGCCTACCTCGACGACGAACTCGAGAAGTACTGGACCGCACCCGCGGACACCCCCGCCTACAAGAAGGGCGCGGTGGACCGTCACGACGCGCCGGAACGCGACCTCTCCTCGCTGGTCTCCAGCGGCGACGCCGTACGTGAGGGCAGTGAAGCCTCCCGGGCAGCGGCTGGCGTCGCCGTGGCGGCGCTGGCGGCGATGGATGCCAAGATGCGGGCCGAGGAGGACGAACTGGCCCGGATCGACGCTGTCGCCGGTGACGGCGACCATGGCCGCGGCATGGTCCGCGGCGTGGGCCACGCCCTGGAGGCCGCCCGCACGGCGGCTGACGCAGGCGGCGGCGTACGGTCCGTGCTCGGTGCGGCCGGCGAGGCCTGGGCCGGCAAGGCCGGTGGGACCTCCGGGGTACTGTGGGGCCGAGCCCTGCAGGCGTTCGGCGAGGCGCTCGGTGACGACACCGAGGCGTTCGCCCCGACCGACGTCGTGGCGGGGGCGAGGGCCTTCCTCGACTCGATGCTGACCCTCGGCAAGGCGCACGTCGGCGACAAGACGATGCTCGACGCGCTGGTCCCCTTCGTGGACGGGCTCGAGAAGGAGGTGGCCGCCGGACGGTCCCTCACCGAGGCCTGGACGGATTCCGCCCAGGTCGCCGTAGAGGCCGCGGCCGCGACGGCCGCCCTCGCGCCGAAGGTCGGGCGCGCCCGACCCCTGGCAGAACGCAGCATCGGGACCCCCGATGCGGGTGCGACGTCCCTGGCGATGTGCGCCGTGGAGGTCGCCACCGTACTGGCGAGCCGCAAGGCTCAAGGAGGTGAACAGGTATGA
- a CDS encoding L-ribulose-5-phosphate 4-epimerase — MTELDSLPDDVRQAVAETRERVAALHAELPRWGLVSWTAGNVSERVPGADLFVIKPSGVTYDALAPERMVVCRMDGTKVEDWTSTGLNPSSDTAAHAYVYRHMPAVGGVVHTHSTYATAFAARGQEIPCVLTMVADEFGGPIPVGPLAIIGDDSIGRGIVETLEGQRSRAVLMAQHGPFTIGADGRDAVKAAVMCEEVARTVSIAQLKGPVAPLPQDMIDKLWYRYQNVYGQHAEGAS, encoded by the coding sequence ATGACTGAACTCGACTCACTGCCGGACGACGTCCGGCAGGCCGTGGCGGAGACCCGTGAGCGGGTGGCCGCCCTGCACGCCGAACTGCCCCGCTGGGGCCTGGTGTCCTGGACCGCCGGCAACGTCTCGGAACGGGTGCCGGGTGCGGATCTCTTCGTGATCAAACCGTCCGGAGTGACGTACGACGCCCTGGCGCCGGAGCGGATGGTGGTCTGCAGGATGGACGGGACCAAGGTCGAGGATTGGACCTCGACCGGGCTGAACCCCTCCTCCGACACCGCCGCCCATGCGTACGTCTACCGGCACATGCCGGCCGTCGGTGGGGTCGTGCACACCCATTCCACGTACGCCACCGCCTTCGCGGCCCGGGGTCAGGAGATCCCGTGCGTTCTCACCATGGTGGCGGACGAGTTCGGTGGCCCGATCCCGGTCGGGCCCCTGGCGATCATCGGCGACGACTCGATCGGGCGCGGGATCGTCGAAACGCTCGAGGGCCAGCGCTCACGGGCCGTTCTGATGGCCCAGCACGGGCCCTTCACCATCGGTGCCGACGGCCGCGACGCGGTCAAGGCGGCGGTGATGTGCGAGGAGGTCGCGCGCACCGTCAGCATCGCCCAGCTGAAGGGCCCGGTCGCGCCCCTCCCGCAGGACATGATCGACAAGCTCTGGTACCGCTACCAGAACGTCTACGGCCAGCACGCCGAGGGCGCGTCGTGA
- a CDS encoding ribose-5-phosphate isomerase translates to MTEKYRVVVGADDAGYDYKERIKADLEKDERVAEVIDVGVDSEQLTDYPHIAVDAARKIAEGEADRGLLICGTGLGMAISANKVHGVRAVTAHDSYSVERSVLSNNAQVLCMGQRVVGIELARRLAKEWLGYTFDEGSPSATKVAAINSYDC, encoded by the coding sequence ATGACGGAGAAGTACCGCGTGGTGGTCGGCGCCGATGACGCCGGCTACGACTACAAGGAACGCATCAAGGCGGACCTGGAGAAGGACGAGCGCGTCGCGGAGGTGATCGACGTCGGCGTGGACTCCGAGCAGTTGACGGACTACCCCCACATCGCCGTCGATGCGGCCCGCAAGATCGCCGAGGGCGAGGCTGACCGCGGTCTGCTGATCTGCGGCACCGGTCTCGGGATGGCGATCAGCGCGAACAAGGTCCATGGCGTACGGGCGGTCACCGCCCACGACTCGTACTCCGTGGAGCGTTCGGTGCTCAGCAACAACGCCCAGGTGCTCTGCATGGGCCAGCGGGTCGTCGGCATCGAACTCGCCCGGCGGTTGGCCAAGGAGTGGCTCGGCTACACCTTCGACGAGGGCTCGCCGTCGGCGACGAAGGTGGCCGCCATCAACTCGTACGACTGCTGA
- a CDS encoding APC family permease: MATTTAGFVPAQAEPEDLARFGYRQELHRSVGSFSSFAAGFSFVSILTTVFQLFALGFGFGGAAFFWTWPLVFLGQYLVALNFSTLAARFPISGAIFQWSSRLGGQTLGWFTGWLMIIGQILTVATAAIALQAVLPAIWSGFQLVGGPGADAAPTSATGAANAVVLGVCLLVVTTVINVVGVRVMALVNSTGTVLEIVGVVAIVAALLFHAHRGPAILFTATGANLAPGSSVLSAWLASGLMAAYVMVGFDSAGELSEETTTPRRTTPRTILRALWVSGIGGGLLIMGALFAAPSLTDGNLATGGLPWVLNEVLGPVGGRILLADVAIAVFSCTLAVQTSGSRMMFSMARQKALPFHRALSMVSPRTGTPIVSSIVVGVLAALALAVNLHQTAIFTALASLCIAMIYLAYLGVTVPLLIARVREARLGLGTVEELDETGRPLFSLGRWGIPVNVLAVAYQVVAVVNLAWPRAAVYDLTGGTWWLQWSAVLFIGLCLVVGVLVHRRLHPHATRIPLAAVHARGQVEVAEPVADLA; the protein is encoded by the coding sequence ATGGCCACCACCACCGCGGGCTTCGTGCCCGCACAGGCCGAACCCGAGGACCTCGCCCGGTTCGGGTACCGGCAGGAACTCCACCGCAGTGTCGGAAGCTTCTCGTCCTTCGCGGCGGGATTCTCCTTCGTCTCCATCCTCACCACCGTCTTCCAGCTCTTCGCCTTGGGGTTCGGCTTCGGCGGCGCAGCGTTCTTCTGGACCTGGCCGCTCGTCTTTCTCGGCCAGTACCTCGTCGCACTCAACTTCTCCACCCTCGCCGCGCGGTTCCCGATCTCCGGGGCGATCTTCCAGTGGTCCTCCCGGCTGGGCGGCCAGACCCTCGGCTGGTTCACCGGCTGGCTGATGATCATCGGCCAGATCCTCACGGTCGCCACCGCGGCGATCGCCCTGCAGGCGGTCCTACCGGCCATCTGGTCCGGCTTCCAACTCGTCGGCGGCCCGGGCGCCGACGCGGCCCCCACCTCCGCCACCGGGGCGGCGAACGCCGTTGTGCTCGGGGTGTGCCTCCTCGTCGTGACGACCGTCATCAACGTCGTCGGCGTCCGCGTGATGGCGCTGGTGAACTCCACCGGCACAGTGCTCGAGATCGTCGGGGTCGTCGCGATCGTCGCGGCGCTGCTGTTCCACGCCCACCGGGGCCCCGCGATCCTGTTCACCGCCACCGGGGCCAACCTCGCACCCGGGTCGTCCGTGCTCTCCGCCTGGCTCGCGTCCGGCCTGATGGCGGCGTACGTCATGGTCGGCTTCGACTCTGCGGGCGAGCTGTCCGAGGAGACGACGACGCCGCGGCGCACCACACCTCGGACGATCTTGCGGGCCCTGTGGGTCTCCGGGATCGGCGGCGGGCTGCTCATCATGGGCGCCCTCTTCGCGGCCCCCAGCCTCACCGACGGCAACCTCGCCACCGGTGGTCTGCCCTGGGTCCTCAACGAGGTGCTCGGGCCTGTCGGTGGGCGCATCCTGCTTGCCGACGTGGCCATCGCGGTCTTCTCCTGCACCCTGGCGGTGCAGACCTCCGGTTCTCGGATGATGTTCTCGATGGCCCGGCAGAAGGCCCTGCCCTTCCACCGCGCGCTGTCCATGGTCTCCCCCCGGACGGGCACCCCGATCGTCTCCTCGATCGTCGTCGGTGTGCTGGCCGCGCTCGCCCTGGCGGTCAACCTGCACCAGACCGCCATCTTCACCGCCCTGGCCAGCCTCTGCATCGCGATGATCTACCTGGCCTACCTGGGTGTGACCGTCCCCCTGCTCATCGCCCGTGTCCGTGAGGCCCGGCTCGGGCTCGGCACCGTGGAGGAACTCGACGAGACCGGACGGCCGCTGTTCTCCCTGGGCCGCTGGGGCATCCCGGTCAACGTCCTCGCCGTCGCCTACCAGGTCGTCGCGGTGGTCAACCTCGCCTGGCCGCGGGCCGCCGTCTACGACCTCACCGGCGGCACCTGGTGGCTGCAGTGGAGCGCGGTGCTGTTCATCGGCCTCTGCCTGGTCGTCGGCGTGCTCGTCCACCGGCGCCTCCACCCGCACGCCACCCGCATCCCGCTGGCCGCCGTCCACGCCCGTGGACAGGTCGAGGTCGCCGAGCCCGTCGCCGACCTCGCCTGA
- a CDS encoding ABC transporter ATP-binding protein, producing MGTLKIQDVTKKYGDVTAIDHLTIDVRDGEFFVILGPSGAGKTTTLKAVAGLVEIDDGSVEIAGVDMTQVEPYHRNVAMAFESYALYPQKTVAQNLASPLKSGRHAHYSEEERKRRIDDVTTTLGINHLLDRFPKELSNGQRQRTALGRVLVRPASIYLLDEPLSHLDAKLRASMRAELKAIASQSNTTTLYVTHDYQEALALADRIAVLRKGRFVQIGTPEQIWREPVDTFVAKAVGQPEINLAEATVSGGRVRALGGAVEFAAPAELGLTEGQALRIGMRPSELMVNREVAREGWMRVDGRIRLTERLGRDVELDIEVGDGNLIVVERADRAYQEGEEVVLDIHLPNVHLFAGGAEGEDTPRIGSALGRTAAASPQDIEKELGE from the coding sequence ATGGGAACTCTCAAGATCCAGGACGTGACCAAGAAGTACGGTGACGTCACTGCCATCGACCATCTGACGATCGACGTGCGGGACGGCGAGTTCTTCGTCATCCTCGGTCCGTCCGGCGCCGGCAAGACGACCACCCTCAAGGCCGTCGCCGGTCTGGTCGAGATCGATGACGGCAGTGTGGAGATCGCCGGGGTCGACATGACCCAGGTGGAGCCGTACCACCGCAACGTGGCGATGGCGTTCGAGAGCTACGCGCTCTACCCGCAGAAGACCGTCGCCCAGAACCTGGCGTCCCCCCTGAAGTCGGGACGTCACGCGCACTATTCGGAGGAAGAGCGGAAGCGTCGGATCGACGATGTCACGACCACATTGGGTATCAACCACCTGCTCGACCGGTTCCCGAAGGAGCTGTCCAACGGTCAGCGCCAGCGCACCGCGCTGGGACGGGTGCTGGTCCGACCGGCCAGCATCTACCTCCTCGACGAACCGCTGTCCCACCTGGACGCGAAGCTGCGCGCGTCGATGCGCGCTGAACTCAAGGCGATCGCGTCCCAGTCGAACACCACGACTCTCTATGTGACCCACGACTACCAGGAGGCCCTGGCCCTGGCGGACCGCATCGCGGTGCTGCGCAAGGGCAGGTTCGTCCAGATCGGCACACCGGAGCAGATCTGGCGCGAGCCGGTCGACACCTTCGTCGCGAAGGCCGTCGGCCAGCCCGAGATCAACCTGGCCGAGGCAACCGTCAGCGGCGGCAGGGTCCGGGCACTCGGCGGGGCCGTCGAGTTCGCGGCGCCGGCCGAGTTGGGGCTCACCGAGGGGCAGGCGCTGCGCATCGGCATGCGCCCCAGCGAGCTGATGGTGAACCGTGAGGTGGCGCGCGAAGGCTGGATGCGGGTCGACGGCCGGATCCGTCTGACGGAGCGGCTCGGCCGCGACGTCGAACTGGACATCGAGGTCGGTGACGGGAACCTGATCGTCGTCGAGCGCGCCGACCGGGCCTACCAGGAGGGCGAAGAGGTGGTGCTCGACATCCACCTGCCGAACGTCCACCTGTTCGCGGGCGGCGCCGAGGGAGAGGACACCCCACGGATCGGATCCGCCCTGGGACGCACCGCGGCCGCCAGTCCCCAGGACATCGAGAAGGAGTTGGGCGAATGA